The Gordonia iterans DNA window TCGTACATCATCCCGACCGCTCGGGGAGCACAACAGCCGGATCAACCAAGGTCTGTGCATAACCCGGCGTCGACGCGCACACCTGTGGACAGCGCGTTCGACAAGCGGGCCGGGCCGTCGTTCGATCGTGGCATGACGCTCCAGATCACCGACGTACCTCTCGACCACCTCGGATTCCTGCGCCGATCCGCGGCACAGAAGGCCGGAGTCTCCGACGATCAGCTCGCCTCGGCGGTGAGACACGGCGACCTGATCCGGCTCGCGCCCGGGGTGTACATGCTCCCGCTCGATCCGGCGTTCGCGATCACCGAGTCCGGCAAGGACGAGCAGTACCGACTGACCTGCCTCGCCCGGGCCAGCACGCCACGCGTCGGCACCGCCCCGCTGAGCCACCAGTCCGCGGCCGCCGTGCACCGACTGCCGATGCTGACGCCGGACCGCGGTCTGGTCCATGCGATCCGCGGCGGCCCCGGCGGCAGCGCCCGGCGGGGCGGCCGGTTCCGTCACGCCGGCACGGTGCCCGACGGCGACATCGTCGTCGTCGACGGGGTCCGGGTGACCAGCCTGCCGCGGACCGCAGTCGAGGTCGCCGCCACCGGCACCTTCGCGCAGGCCCTCACCGTCGTCGATGCCGCGATGCGCCGCGGTGTGACCCGCGACGAACTGACCGCCGCGCTCGCCGGACGCCGACCGGAGGGGGTACGGGTGGCCAGACGCGCGATCGAACACGGAAACGGCCTGTCGGAATCTCCCGGCGAGTCGTGGAGCCGCGCGCAGATGCTCGACGCCGACCTGCCGCTCCCCGTCCTCCAGCGGAAGTACACTCTGGAAGGTCACGTCCAGCGGCCCGACTTCGACTGGCTCGGCCGCGTGGTCGGCGAGTTCGACGGCGAGGTGAAATACCAGGGCGTGCTGCAGCCGGGTGAGGATCCCCGCCAGGCCCTGATCCGCGAGAAGGAGCGCGAAGACCGCTTCCGCCGCGCCGGCATCCACGTGGTGCGCTGGACCTGGTCCATGCTGGTCAAGGGCACCATGATTCCGGCGCTGATCGGCTGGCTCCGCCGCACCGGCGTCATGGCGTGACCGTGATGACGCGAACGCTCCGCCCGCCCGGGGCGCAGTGACCGCCCTGCCGCCTGCCTCACGCGGCGACCTCCCGGAGGGTCCTGCGCCATCCCGAGAACAAGGGAGCCCGGCACCGTCACCTCGAAGTGGCACCCTCAGCCGAAGGTGCCAGAACGAAACCAAGGTGCCCGGCACCCTGCCTCGAACGGCCACGACCACGGGCTTCAGAGTCCGGCGCGGAACCCGGGTTCACACAGGAAGGCCACACCCGCGCGGCCGATGCGCGTCAGGATCAGCGCGAAGGGCTGGTCGCCCTTGAGTTTGAGCCGCTTGCGCAGGCGATCGGGGTCGACGTCGAGCCCGCGCACCAGGATCTCCAGGCTGCCGCAGCCCCGGGCCGCGAGCGCACCGCGCAGCGTCTTCTCGTGCATCGGCAACTGCTCGATCACCCGGAAGCC harbors:
- a CDS encoding type IV toxin-antitoxin system AbiEi family antitoxin domain-containing protein, whose amino-acid sequence is MTLQITDVPLDHLGFLRRSAAQKAGVSDDQLASAVRHGDLIRLAPGVYMLPLDPAFAITESGKDEQYRLTCLARASTPRVGTAPLSHQSAAAVHRLPMLTPDRGLVHAIRGGPGGSARRGGRFRHAGTVPDGDIVVVDGVRVTSLPRTAVEVAATGTFAQALTVVDAAMRRGVTRDELTAALAGRRPEGVRVARRAIEHGNGLSESPGESWSRAQMLDADLPLPVLQRKYTLEGHVQRPDFDWLGRVVGEFDGEVKYQGVLQPGEDPRQALIREKEREDRFRRAGIHVVRWTWSMLVKGTMIPALIGWLRRTGVMA